One window from the genome of Haladaptatus paucihalophilus DX253 encodes:
- a CDS encoding DUF7123 family protein, translating into MSTTTAGTTTLTDKQQRILRYLRENGTTKTYFKSRLIGDELGLTAKEVGTNMTAIAEGNFDVEVEKWGYSSSTTWKVSA; encoded by the coding sequence CCACCACTGCTGGCACGACCACGCTTACTGACAAACAACAGCGTATCCTCCGGTACCTTCGTGAAAACGGGACGACAAAAACGTACTTCAAATCGCGGCTCATCGGCGACGAACTCGGACTCACCGCGAAGGAAGTCGGCACGAACATGACCGCCATCGCGGAAGGAAACTTCGACGTCGAAGTCGAGAAGTGGGGGTACTCCTCCTCGACGACGTGGAAAGTCAGCGCCTGA
- a CDS encoding winged helix-turn-helix transcriptional regulator — translation MVQPGNVDENKRATLRRFAVLGAATPLTKLADGNHSGERSEARDAIAGYVTTTPGAHFSKVRDDLQLGTGETQHHLRQLVELGVVESHRDGDYRRFFPAGKFSAFEQVALSYLRRDTPRGMLIELLRTPDATGGDLAAALDVSRPTVSKYAADLDEKGLLSREDGYAVRHPETLITLLVRYADSFDANAEQFAGEAANLISFDP, via the coding sequence ATGGTTCAGCCCGGGAACGTCGATGAAAATAAGCGTGCGACGCTCCGCCGTTTCGCGGTTTTGGGAGCGGCAACGCCATTGACGAAGCTCGCTGATGGGAATCACAGCGGCGAGCGAAGCGAAGCCCGCGACGCGATTGCGGGCTACGTCACGACGACACCGGGCGCACACTTTTCGAAGGTACGCGACGACCTCCAACTCGGAACCGGCGAAACGCAACATCACTTGCGACAGCTCGTCGAACTCGGCGTCGTCGAGAGTCACCGGGACGGCGATTACAGGCGGTTTTTCCCCGCCGGAAAGTTCTCCGCGTTCGAGCAGGTCGCGTTGAGTTACCTCCGGCGCGACACCCCGCGGGGCATGCTGATAGAACTCCTCCGCACCCCCGACGCCACCGGCGGCGACCTCGCGGCCGCCCTCGACGTTTCGCGGCCCACGGTGAGCAAGTACGCCGCCGATTTGGACGAGAAGGGACTGCTCTCGCGTGAAGACGGGTACGCCGTTCGTCACCCGGAGACGCTCATCACTTTGCTCGTTCGGTACGCTGACTCTTTCGATGCGAACGCGGAACAGTTCGCGGGCGAGGCGGCGAATCTGATCTCGTTCGACCCGTGA